The following proteins come from a genomic window of Gossypium raimondii isolate GPD5lz chromosome 5, ASM2569854v1, whole genome shotgun sequence:
- the LOC105766021 gene encoding transcription factor bHLH90, with amino-acid sequence MRGFDRAVEWLRPFVDSKGWDFCVVWKLGDDPSRFIEWKDCCCSACFNVNVEKDESQKPFCRDGHFQHSIRSKACEALSHFPFAISLYAGIHGEVAMSNQPSWVNHGNPSGSQSSNVEMTGTRVLIPVFSGLIELFTSEHMPKDQNLIELVTSQCNAVLKQEITTGENYAKANLDKCYNLPFSISLSTFVPRIELIPPISDSNSHHSLDGSHSGSSPSIEHPPFASDSAYISQDEQFKQLIGTYYGTKRLRCSKNVPEQQARFAPDGNKSIKDKTRTTKQPAKEKFHSKNLVMERNRRKKINDQLFKLRALVPKISKMDRTAILTDAIEYIGDLLEEKKKLENELMKIDEENCEKSNLELKSTLLDKSPKDNMSAVKPNQVSSSLAKMAKMEVHVEVNQLTKREFLIKLYYEHKRGSFAKLMEGIDSLGLQVIDANVTTFNGKVLSMFKVEANRDFQSRKLRDFLTNLTK; translated from the exons ATGAGAGGTTTTGATAGAGCAGTGGAATGGCTTAGACCATTTGTTGATAGTAAAGGTTGGGATTTTTGTGTTGTTTGGAAATTGGGTGATGATCCATCGAG GTTTATTGAATGGAAAGATTGTTGTTGTAGTGCTTGTTTTAATGTCAACGTGGAAAAAGATGAGTCGCAGAAGCCATTTTGCAGGGATGGTCATTTCCAACATTCCATAAGATCAAAGGCTTGTGAAGCTCTTTCACATTTTCCTTTCGCCATTTCTCTCTATGCTGG GATTCATGGAGAGGTAGCTATGTCAAATCAGCCAAGTTGGGTTAACCATGGCAATCCCTCTGGTTCACAGTCTTCAAATGTG GAAATGACAGGAACCCGAGTTCTGATCCCAGTTTTCAGTGGTCTTATCGAGCTCTTCACTTCGGAACAT ATGCCGAAAGATCAGAACCTCATAGAGTTGGTAACATCTCAATGCAATGCAGTTTTAAAACAAGAAATCACAACTGGAGAAAACTATGCAAAAGCAAATCTTGACAAATGCTATAACTTGCCATTTTCCATCAGCTTGTCGACTTTTGTTCCGAGAATCGAATTGATTCCACCAATATCAGATTCAAACTCCCATCATAGCTTGGATGGATCACACAGTGGTTCCAGTCCTTCAATTGAACATCCACCATTTGCTTCAGATTCTGCCTATATTTCTCAAGATGAGCAATTCAAGCAGCTAATTGGCACATATTATGGAACGAAAAGATTAAGATGCAGCAAAAATGTGCCCGAGCAACAAGCAAGGTTTGCTCCAGACGGTAACAAGTCCATAAAAGACAAAACGAGAACTACCAAGCAGCCTGCAAAAGAGAAATTCCATTCTAAGAATCTTGTCATGGAGAGGAATCGAAGGAAGAAGATAAACGACCAGCTCTTCAAGCTACGAGCTTTAGTCCCTAAGATATCCAAG ATGGATAGAACTGCCATTCTTACGGATGCCATTGAATATATCGGAGATTTGCTGGAGGAGAAGAAGAAACTTGAAAATGAGCTCATGAAAATCGATGAAGAAAACTGTGAAAAGAGCAACTTAGAACTGAAGTCTACATTGTTAGACAAGTCACCTAAGGACAACATGTCTGCCGTTAAGCCAAACCAAGTTTCGTCCAGCCTTGCCAAAATGGCAAAAATGGAG GTACATGTAGAAGTGAACCAGTTAACTAAACGGGAGTTCTTGATCAAGCTCTATTATGAGCACAAGAGAGGAAGCTTTGCAAAGTTGATGGAGGGCATAGATTCTTTGGGACTTCAAGTGATTGATGCTAATGTCACAACATTTAATGGAAAGGTTCTCAGCATGTTCAAAGTTGAG GCAAACAGGGATTTTCAATCCAGGAAACTGAGGGACTTCTTGACAAACCTAACAAAGTAG